The sequence ATCAGCGACCTGCTCACGGACCTGGCCGACGAGTCCGCCCAGCTGGACGCCCTGGTGGCGCCACTGCCCACCGCCGACTGGGCGAGGCCGACCCCCGCGCCGGGCTGGAGCATCGGACACCAGATCGCCCACCTCGCCTGGACCGACCACGTCGCGCTGTTGGCCGCTACCGATCCCGAGGCGTTCTACGCGACGGTGACCGCCGCACCGGACGTGACCCGGCTCGTCGACGTCGGCGCCGAGGAGTTCCTCGCCCCACCGGCCGAGCTGCTCGTCCGTTGGCGGGCCGGGCGAACCGCGCTCGTCGACGCACTGGCCGCCGTTCCGGCCGGCGGCAAACTGCCCTGGTACGGCACCCGGATGTCGGCCAGCTCGATGGCCACCGCACGGATCATGGAGACCTGGGCGCACGGCGCGGACGTGGCCGACGCCCTCGGCGTGGTCCGCCCCGACAGCGACCGGCTTCGGCACGTGGCGCACCTGGGCGTGCGTACCCTCGGGCACGGTTTCACTGCGCACGGCCGGGAGGCACCGACGGCACCGGTCCGGGTCGAGCTGGTCGGGCCCGGCGGCGACACGTGGAGCTGGGGCCCGGCGGACGCCGCCGACCGGGTCACCGGCCCGGTTCGGGACTTCTGCCAGCTGGTCACCCAGCGCCGGCACCGCGCGGACCTCGCCCTGGTCGCCACCGGCCCGGTCGCCGACGAGTGGCTCGACGTGGCACAGGCCTTCGCCGGGCCGCCGGGCGACGGCCGGCAGCCGGCCGGCCGGAACGGGGTACGGGCATGATCCGCATCGGCAACGCCTCCGGCTTCTACGGCGACCGGTTCACCGCCTGGCGGGAGATGCTCGACGGCGGTGAGCTGGACGTGCTGACCGGCGACTATCTGGCGGAGCTGACCATGCTGATCCTGGCCCGGGACCGTCTCCGCGACCCCGACCTGGGCTACGCGAAGACGTTCCTGCGGCAACTGGAGACCTGCCTCGGCACCGCCCTCGACCGAGGGGTGCGGATAGTGACCAACGCCGGCGGGTTGAACCCGGCCGGCCTGGCCACCGCCATCGAGAAGCTCGCCACCCGCCTCGGCCTGCCGGCTCGGATCGGGTACGTCGAGGGCGACACGATCCAGCGGCCGGACGCGTTGAGCGCCAACGCCTACCTCGGCGCGTTCGGGATCGCCGCCTGCCTCGACGCCGGTGCGGACGTGGTGGTCACCGGCCGGGTCACCGACGCGTCGCTGGTGGTCGGCCCGGCCATCGCCCGGTACGGGTGGGGCCGCGACGACCTCGACGAGCTGGCCGGGGCCACCGTGGCGGGGCACCTCGTCGAGTGCGGCGCCCAGGTCACCGGCGGCAACTTCAGCTTCTTCACCGAGCTGCCCGACGGCGGGCACCGGCCCGGGTTCCCGATCGCCGAGGTGTACCCCGACGGCTCGTCGGTGCTCACCAAGCATCCGGGCACCGGTGGCGCGGTCACAGTGGAGACGGTCACCGCCCAACTGCTCTACGAGATCGGCGGGCCCGCGTACCTCGGGCCGGACGTGAT comes from Micromonospora vinacea and encodes:
- a CDS encoding TIGR03084 family metal-binding protein, translating into MVDISDLLTDLADESAQLDALVAPLPTADWARPTPAPGWSIGHQIAHLAWTDHVALLAATDPEAFYATVTAAPDVTRLVDVGAEEFLAPPAELLVRWRAGRTALVDALAAVPAGGKLPWYGTRMSASSMATARIMETWAHGADVADALGVVRPDSDRLRHVAHLGVRTLGHGFTAHGREAPTAPVRVELVGPGGDTWSWGPADAADRVTGPVRDFCQLVTQRRHRADLALVATGPVADEWLDVAQAFAGPPGDGRQPAGRNGVRA